The DNA region CGTTCAAGGCCTTCGACTTGATCCTGGGTCTGTCGGGCATCCCGCCCAAGGCCTCGATGGACATCATGTCCACCCGTATCTACACCACTTTCGCCAACTCCCAGTACGGCTACGCAGCCGCCGAGTCGATCATCTTCATGGCGCTGATCGCCGTCGTGACCTGGCTCCAACGTCGTGGCCTGAAGGTCATCCAGCGCAGCGAGGAGAGCTGACATGCTGTTCAATCTCGGTCGACGCGCCCTGGTGGTCGTCTATACGTTGATCATCGCCGTACCCGTCCTGGTGGTCGTGTTCGGCAGCTTCAAGACTCAGCAGCAGCTCTTCGCCAACCCGTTCCTGCCGACCTTCTCGCCGGAGCTGGGCAACTACTCGGCGGCGATCTTCAGTCAGGGCATCGGCCGGGCGCTCGTCAACAGCATCCTGGTGACGGTCACCTCGGTGATCTTGACCCTGGTCATCGCCAGTCTGGCGGCGTACGCGGTGGCTCGCATCCCCGGCTGGAAAGGCCACCTGATCTTCGCGTTCTTGATCTTGGGGATGGCGATCCCGGCGCAGGCGAACATGATCCCGCAGCGGGTGCTCTTCGAGAGTCTGGGGCTGCTCGACAGCCTGCTCGGTCTGGTGGTCATCAACATCACCGTCACCCTGCCGGTGGCGACCTTCATCCTCGGCGGCTTCATGAAGACGCTGCCGCCGGCGTTGTTCGAGGCGGGGGAGATCGACGGTGCCGGCCCGATGCGGGCATTCGTCTCGATCGCGGTGCCGCTCTCGGCTCCGTCGATCGCGGCGACGACGATCTTCCTCTTCGTGATCCAGTGGAACGATCTGCTCTATCCGCTGCTGTTCATCCAGTCGCCGGAGAAGAAGACACTCCCGTTGGCTCTGCTCGGCTTCCAGGGTGAGTTCCTCACGAACTATCCGTTGCTGTTCACCGGTGTGATCGTGTCCTCGCTGCCCATCGTGGTGGCGTACGTGTTCCTGCAGCGCTACTTCGTGGCCGGCATCACCGCCGGTGCGACGAAGGGCTGACCCACCATCGTGTCCGACCTCCCCGTGCTGGTACGCCGCGTCAGTGATGTCGAGGTCGGGCCGGAGTACGTCGAGCTCGCCGTCGACGGCTTCGCCGGTGTCCATCTCGACGGAGCGCCGGGCTGGCTGACCGGGGAGGATCCGCTGGCGCTCGGAGTGGAGCTGTCCATGCCGAATCTGCCGGATCTCCATCCACCGGCGGCGAGTCCGCACCCGCATCGGGTCCGGATCGACGTGCTCGGTCCGCAGTTGCTCCGGATTCGCAGCGCGCCGCCGGCCGACGGGGATCGTGACCGACCCGAAGCCACCTACTGCAGCTTTCCAGATGCAGGTGATCGAGGATCCGGAGCGGATCGAGATCACCGTCGGTGACCTGCGGATCAGGGTCGGTCGCTATCCGTTCCGGCTGCTGGTCACCGTCGGCGGTCGGGTGGTGCTGCGGACCTCGGAGCGACTGCGGCAGGTGGCAGGCCTGCCCACGGCGCCGTCGCTGATCTGCACCGAGTCCACTCAGACGATGAGCTTCGAGCTCGAAGTGGACGAGGACATCACCGGTTTCGGCGAGCAGTTCGGCCGGTTGATCAAGAACGGCCAACTCCTCGATCTGCGGGTCGAGGACGCGCTGGGCACCGGCACTGGACTGACCTACAAGCCGGTACCGGTCTGGCACTCCAGCAGGGGCTATCTCGGCTTCCTCAACACCGGTGCTCGGGTCAGCTGTGATGTCGGGCACTCGATGCCGAGTGTGCTGTCGTTGACCAACGACGACCCGGCCATCGACTTGTACCTCGTTCTCGGCGCGACGATCGCCGAGCGGCTGGCCGGCTACACGGCGTTGACCGGGCGCGGCCCCTGTCCGCCGGTCTGGTCGTTCGGTGCGTGGTAAGGGCGTTGCCGCTACCGCAGCTCGACCGAGGTGCTCGCGGTCGCCGACCGGATGCGTGCCGAGCGGGTGCCCTGCGATGTGCTGCACCTGGACCCGGACTGGCTGATCGTCGACCGGCTGAACACCGACTTCATCTGGAACAACGATCGGTTCGGCGACCTGACCGAGTTCCTGAGTGATCTCGCCGACCGGGGGCTGCGGCTGTCGGTGTGGGAGCTGCCGTACCTTGATCCGACCTCACCCCGCTATGCCGAGGCTGCCGAGCGCGGCTATCTGGTGCGCACGGTGGATGGCAGGATCGCGCACCTGCGGGGCACGCCGACACCCGACGGTCGGCACCGGGGGATCATCGACCTGACCAACCCAGCGGCCCGCGCCTGGTGGCAGCAGTTGCACCATGAGTTCCTGGACAGCGGTGTCGCGGTGTTCAAGACCGACTTCGGTGAGGGATTGCCGGATGATGCGGCGCTGGCGGACGGCACACCGCCCAATCACGCGCACAACCTCTTCCCACTGCGCTACAACGGCGCGGTGAGCGACGGGCTGGGTGCCTATCTGGGCCGGGAGCCACTGATCTGGGGACGCTCCGGCTGGGCCGGCTCGCAGCGCTATCCGGGGCAGTGGGGCGGCGACGCGGAGTCCACGGTCGCCGGGATGCAGGCCACGGTCCGCGGCGGTCTCTCGTACGCGGTCAGTGCGCCGGGCTTCTGGAGTCACGACATCGGCGGCTTCTTCGGTCCCGAGCTGACGCCGGCCCTGTACGTCCGCTGGACCCAGTTCGGTGCCCTGTCTCCGCTGATGCGCGCACACGGACTGCGGCCGCGAGAACCTTGGGCCTTCGGCAACGAGGCGCTCGAGCTGGCCCGGGACTGGATCAGGCTGCGTTACAGCCTGCTGCCGTATCTGTGGCAGACCGCGGTGGAGAGCGCCGCGAACGGCTGGCCGATGCTGCGGCCGCTGGATTTCACCGATCCGAGCGACCGGGTGGCGCGGGGTGTTGATGATGCGTTCCTGCTCGGCTCGGACCTGCTGGTGGTGCCCATCTTCAGCGACAGCCCGGAGGCGGTGCAGCGCACCTTCTGGGTCCCTGCCGGGGGCTGGACCGACCTGCTGACCCGAGAGACCTACGCCGGTCCCGGCTTCGTCACCCGGACCTGCGACCTGCCGCACATGCCCGTGCTGGTCCGCCACGGCTGCGTACTGCCGCGGCTCGCGGTGACTGCCGAGCACCGCAACACCGACGACCTGCTGCACGAGCCCTGGATCTTCGACGTCTACGGCGGGGTCACCGAGCCGCGGACCTTCGTCGGCTTCGACGGACGCTCGATCGACTGGCAGCCGGGTCCGGGCCGCTGAAGCCCAACACCAAAGGAGAGCCACATTGACCAAGGAGACAGGGCATCCATGACCCCCACCAGTGCTACCTCCAGCTGGACCGCGACCGACTTGGTCGACGGGGTCAGCGCCGACCTCACCGATCCGATCGACGTCCTCGATCCGGCCACCGGCCACCCGTGCGGAGAGGTCAGTCATGGCGCCGATGCCGCCGAACGGGCCGGTCGCGCCGCGGATGCCGCGGCCCGGGCATTGCCGGGCTGGGCCGACCTGTCGGCGCGCCAGCGCGCCGACATCCTGCTGCGGGCCGTGGACCTCCTGGCCGACCGCATCCCCGAGATCGCCCGGATCCTCGCCGTCGAGGCAGGGAAACGGCTGCCGGAGGCAGAGGGCGAGGTCCGCTTCTCCAGCGAGTACCTGCGTTGGTTCGCTGAGGAGTTGCGCCGGCCGCACGGTGAGTTCTTCACCTCCGAGGACCGGGCTCGGCGACAGCTGAGCATCCATCGTCCGCTGGGCGTGGTGGCCAGCCTCACCCCGTGGAACTTCCCGATCTCCATCCAGGCCCGCAAAGTGGCGCCGGCGCTCGCCGCCGGCTGCACCGTGCTGGCCCGCGTGTCGGAGAAGGCACCGCTCGCCGTCACCCGCTGGCTCGGCACCCTCCAGGAGGCCGGGCTGCCGCCCGGCGTGCTCAATGTGGTGCACGGCAGCTCGCGCACCATCACCTCGACCTGGCTCGACCATCCGGCGGTGCGCGGCGTGTCGTTCACCGGCAGCACCGGGGTCGGGTCCCAGATCATGGCCCAGGCGGCCCGCCGGATCGTCCGGCCGATGTTGGAGCTCGGTGGCAACGCGCCGTTCGTGGTGCTCGAGGACGCAGATCTGGAGGTGGCCCTGACGCAGGCGGAGCTGGGCAAGCTCCGCAACACCGGCCAGTCCTGCATCGGAGCGAACCGGTTCCTGGTGCACCGCTCCCTGGCCGAGGAGTTCGGCGCCCGACTCGCGGCCCGGTTCGACGCGTTGACCATCGGTCCGGGGACAGCCGATCCGGTGCCGGATGTCGGTCCGGTGATCGACGCGAATCGGGTGACTGCGGTCACCGATCTGGTCGAGGAGGCCGTGGCGGACGGTGGGCGGCTGTTGACGGCCCGCCGCGAGCTGCCCGCCGAGGGCTTCTGGGTGGCGCCCGCACTCGTCGCCGACGTCCCGCTCACCTCGCGGCTGGCGAGGGAGGAAGTGTTCGGTCCGGCCGCCGCGATCATCGCCTTCGACACCGAGGAGGAAGCTGTGCGGCTGGCCAACGACACCGAGATGGGGCTGGCCGCGTACGTGGTCACCCGGGACGCCGGTCGGGCCTTCCGGTTTGCTGAGCGGCTCGACGCCGGCATCGTCGGGATCAACGACGCGCTGCCCACGGTCAGCTTCACCCCGATGGGCGGCACCAAGCAGTCCGGCCTCGGCCGTGAGGGTGGGGCAGAGGGGCTCCGGGAGTACCAGGAGACGACGTACCTGGCCTGGCGACCCTAGTAGGTCCTGGTAGGCGAGAATTTTCGATAATCTGCCACAAGACGGCCTGTTCTGCGCCCTGTCACGCGTGAGGCTGAGGCTGTCTGGCAGATTATCGAAATCCACCTGCAAGGCAGACTCGGGGATCGGACTCCGGGCGTCTTCAGTCAGCTACCCAACTGTTCGGCGAGTCTGCCCAGCGCCGCCGTCCGAGCGCTCTGGATGTGACTGCGGGCGGCCTCGGAGGCGGACTCGGCGGCGCCCCGCTCGATGGCGTCCAGGATCGCTGCATGCTCGCGATGGGCGCCTTCGAGGCGACCGGGCATCAACAGCGTGGAGCGCATCCCTTCGAGCACGATGTCGTAGATCACCGACTGAGTCTGGATCAGCAGATCGTTGCCGGCCGCCTCGGTGATCCGGGCATGGAACTCCAAGTCGCGCGTCTGGAGCTCCCGGAGATCGGCGTCCTCGCCCGACTCCTGGACGTAGGAGTCCAGCGCTTCGAGTGCCTCTCTGATCCGCGCCAGGGCCTCGGGAGCACGGCGCTCGGCCGCCCAGCGGGCGGCCGGCACCTCGAGCACCTCGCGCATGTCGTAGAGCTGAGTGATCTTGGTTGTCGGCTCGATCCCGGCCCGGAGCCGCCGCTGGTCGGATGGCTCGGCCACGAAGACCCCGGCGCCGTGGCGTACCTCGAGGCGACCCTCGGCCTCCAGACTCCGGACCGACTCACGTACCGAAGGGCGGGAGACCTGTAGCAGGGAAGCGAGCTCGCGCTCCGCGGGCAGCCGGTCACCGGGACGCAGTCGGCGCTCCTGCATCACGCGCAGGATCTCCCCCCGGACCCGCGCAGTGACGCTTCGTTCGCCGACGCTGCGCCATACCGCGCTCCCGGAGATGTCGGGCACAGGGATGTCGGGCGCGGCTGACCCTGCGGGGGTGTCGCTTGCTGTCATCGGTAGCTCTCTTTCCTGCTGCTGCGCCGGCAGAACACTTCGACGACTCGCCATTCTCGTCCATCCGGTGTCTGCGGTCGGACGACCGCGTCGGGGACCGTTGCGCTTTGACAAATCAGACCAAGGAATCTAAGGTGTTCAGAGGTCAGACCACTTACCAACCTACTCTAGCAACGAAAGGATGGCCATGTCGGACAAGCCAGACTTCCTGGCCCACGACGACGGCGACCACGTCGCTGTTGCCGTGCACGACGTCGAGCCGGGGCGTGCCCCGATCGGCTACCTCGATGGCACGGATGCGATCACCCTCGAGGTCCTCGAGGCCGTGCCGCTCGGCCACAAGGTCGCTCTCACTGATGTCGCCGCCGGCGATGCGGTGATCGAGTACCAGCTGCCGATCGGCCGCGCCAGCAAATCCATCCGTACGGGCGACTACGTCCACACCCACAACGTGAGGAGCATCAAGTGGCAGAACAGCGTCGCCTGACCGGATACCGGCGGGAGAACGGCACGGTCGGAGTCCGCAACCATGTGGTGGTGCTGCCGGTCGACGATCTGTCCAACGCGGCCGCGGAGAGCGT from Microlunatus phosphovorus NM-1 includes:
- a CDS encoding glycoside hydrolase, producing MQVIEDPERIEITVGDLRIRVGRYPFRLLVTVGGRVVLRTSERLRQVAGLPTAPSLICTESTQTMSFELEVDEDITGFGEQFGRLIKNGQLLDLRVEDALGTGTGLTYKPVPVWHSSRGYLGFLNTGARVSCDVGHSMPSVLSLTNDDPAIDLYLVLGATIAERLAGYTALTGRGPCPPVWSFGAW
- a CDS encoding NAD-dependent succinate-semialdehyde dehydrogenase — translated: MTPTSATSSWTATDLVDGVSADLTDPIDVLDPATGHPCGEVSHGADAAERAGRAADAAARALPGWADLSARQRADILLRAVDLLADRIPEIARILAVEAGKRLPEAEGEVRFSSEYLRWFAEELRRPHGEFFTSEDRARRQLSIHRPLGVVASLTPWNFPISIQARKVAPALAAGCTVLARVSEKAPLAVTRWLGTLQEAGLPPGVLNVVHGSSRTITSTWLDHPAVRGVSFTGSTGVGSQIMAQAARRIVRPMLELGGNAPFVVLEDADLEVALTQAELGKLRNTGQSCIGANRFLVHRSLAEEFGARLAARFDALTIGPGTADPVPDVGPVIDANRVTAVTDLVEEAVADGGRLLTARRELPAEGFWVAPALVADVPLTSRLAREEVFGPAAAIIAFDTEEEAVRLANDTEMGLAAYVVTRDAGRAFRFAERLDAGIVGINDALPTVSFTPMGGTKQSGLGREGGAEGLREYQETTYLAWRP
- a CDS encoding UxaA family hydrolase, coding for MSDKPDFLAHDDGDHVAVAVHDVEPGRAPIGYLDGTDAITLEVLEAVPLGHKVALTDVAAGDAVIEYQLPIGRASKSIRTGDYVHTHNVRSIKWQNSVA
- a CDS encoding FadR/GntR family transcriptional regulator, which translates into the protein MTASDTPAGSAAPDIPVPDISGSAVWRSVGERSVTARVRGEILRVMQERRLRPGDRLPAERELASLLQVSRPSVRESVRSLEAEGRLEVRHGAGVFVAEPSDQRRLRAGIEPTTKITQLYDMREVLEVPAARWAAERRAPEALARIREALEALDSYVQESGEDADLRELQTRDLEFHARITEAAGNDLLIQTQSVIYDIVLEGMRSTLLMPGRLEGAHREHAAILDAIERGAAESASEAARSHIQSARTAALGRLAEQLGS
- a CDS encoding carbohydrate ABC transporter permease, with the protein product MLFNLGRRALVVVYTLIIAVPVLVVVFGSFKTQQQLFANPFLPTFSPELGNYSAAIFSQGIGRALVNSILVTVTSVILTLVIASLAAYAVARIPGWKGHLIFAFLILGMAIPAQANMIPQRVLFESLGLLDSLLGLVVINITVTLPVATFILGGFMKTLPPALFEAGEIDGAGPMRAFVSIAVPLSAPSIAATTIFLFVIQWNDLLYPLLFIQSPEKKTLPLALLGFQGEFLTNYPLLFTGVIVSSLPIVVAYVFLQRYFVAGITAGATKG